A genome region from Eretmochelys imbricata isolate rEreImb1 chromosome 8, rEreImb1.hap1, whole genome shotgun sequence includes the following:
- the LOC144269104 gene encoding protocadherin gamma-A5-like: MADKERSWDCKIGVPLLFIIVTVWGTISGQIRYSIPEEMQKGSFVGDTAKDLGLDIKELSDRGVRIISRGMKQYFALSLNNGHLYISERIDREQICGRIEKCLLNFEILVQDKVKLFAVEVEITDINDNAPSFPVEELELKITETTGKGEHFLLPEARDPDKGLNSLQSYQISKNKHFSLDVQTGIDGGKYAELVLEKLLDREEEKIHQLILTAADGGDPVKSGTVKIRVVVIDVNDNAPVFSQSVYKVAIMENVPVGFLVLTVNATDQDEGINSEVIYSFRKIEDKAAHIFQLNSGTGEISVVGNLDFEDSEIYEMEVQAQDGSGLSSRAKILLRVIDANDNAPQITVTSLRKEIIEDSLPETVIALINVQDRDSGVNGEITCSIPDNLPFRLQKSFDNYYSLETTRALDREQISDYNITITATDRGTPPIATTTFLVLKILDKNDNPPIFSQTTYASYITENNPKGAPIFTLKANDADWEENARVTYSVTEGQIQGTPLSSSISINSETGALYALRSFDYEQFREIRFQVQAQDGGSPPLSSNVSVTLFILDQNDNSPHILHPSFPTDGSTGVELAPRSSEPGYLVTKVVAVDADSGQNAWLSYQLLKATEPGLFSVGLHSGEIRTARSFVDKDALKQSLVVLVKDNGQPPLSATATVTVVVADSISEILSDLSSLSAPADPQSSLTLYLVIAVASVSCLFFTFILVFLALRLRRWRNSQLFDSSSVTFSGVPVSQFVGIDGGRAFLHSCSHEVSLTTDSRKSRWKFPSGSCSNTLIGQHPSEKSGPLLIAEDSNINKEGQFISQISLAAILRQRLRVPLLANAMTELLLKIIWSFLQCDFSVTELRSEKRYSLQKFQTVLLNGEIIPLEVDMKTER, encoded by the exons ATGGCGGATAAAGAAAGGAGCTGGGATTGCAAAATAGGAGTCCCGCTCTTATTCATAATTGTGACAGTCTGGGGTACAATTTCTGGACAGATTCGTTATTCAATTCCTGAAGAAATGCAGAAAGGCTCTTTCGTGGGGGATACAGCAAAGGATCTGGGACTGGATATAAAGGAGCTCTCAGACCGCGGAGTCAGGATAATTTCCAGAGGCATGAAGCAATATTTTGCTCTCAGTTTGAACAATGGACATTTATATATTAGCGAAAGAATAGACAGAGAACAGATCTGTGGCCGGATAGAGAAGTGTTTATTAAATTTTGAGATTCTTGTTCAGGATAAAGTGAAGCTTTTTGCGGTTGAAGTCGAAATAACGGATATTAATGATAATGCGCCGAGTTTCCCAGTGGAGGAACTGGAGTTAAAAATAACTGAAACCACGGGAAAGGGGGAGCATTTTCTTTTGCCGGAGGCTCGGGATCCAGATAAGGGACTCAATTCGCTCCAAAGCTACCAAATTAGTAAAAATAAACACTTCTCTCTGGATGTGCAAACGGGAATTGATGGTGGCAAATACGCAGAGCTGGTTCTTGAAAAATTATTGGACAGGGAAGAAGAGAAAATTCATCAGTTAATCCTTACAGCTGCAGACGGCGGAGATCCAGTCAAATCTGGCACTGTGAAAATCAGAGTTGTTGTTATCGATGTAAATGACAATGCGCCAGTTTTCAGCCAGTCTGTCTATAAAGTGGCTATTATGGAAAATGTCCCTGTCGGTTTCCTGGTGCTTACAGTAAACGCCACTGACCAAGATGAAGGAATTAATTCAGAGGTAATATACTCATTTAGAAAAATAGAAGACAAAGCTGCCCATATATTCCAGTTGAATTCTGGGACGGGAGAAATATCAGTTGTAGGGAATCTGGACTTCGAGGACTCTGAAATATATGAAATGGAAGTACAAGCTCAGGACGGGAGTGGATTATCGTCTCGAGCCAAAATCTTGTTAAGGGTCATTGATGCAAATGATAATGCCCCGCAGATTACTGTAACATCTCTTCGCAAAGAAATAATTGAAGACTCTCTTCCTGAAACTGTAATTGCCCTTATAAATGTACAAGACAGAGATTCCGGCGTCAATGGTGAGATCACATGCTCTATCCCAGATAATCTCCCATTTCGATTACAGAAGTCATTTGATAATTATTACAGTTTGGAGACTACCAGAGCCCTGGACAGGGAGCAGATCTCTGATTACAATATAACTATCACAGCCACCGATCGAGGCACTCCTCCCATTGCTACAACCACCTTCCTCGTACTGAAGATATTAGACAAAAACGACAACCCGCCCATTTTCAGCCAAACAACCTACGCCTCTTACATCACAGAGAATAATCCTAAAGGGGCTCCCATTTTCACATTAAAGGCAAACGATGCTGATTGGGAAGAGAACGCCAGAGTGACCTATTCTGTTACTGAAGGTCAAATTCAAGGaactcctctctcctcctccatctccattAACTCCGAGACTGGGGCTCTCTACGCTCTGCGCTCCTTCGATTACGAACAGTTCCGGGAGATTCGGTTCCAAGTGCAGGCTCAGGATGGGGgttccccacctctcagcagtAATGTCTCCGTCACTCTCTTTATACTGGATCAGAATGACAACAGCCCGCACATCTTACACCCCTCCTTTCCCACCGATGGCTCCACGGGAGTGGAGTTGGCCCCTCGCTCCTCTGAGCCGGGTTACCTGGTCACTAAGGTGGTGGCGGTGGATGCAGACTCCGGGCAGAACGCCTGGCTCTCCTACCAGCTGCTGAAGGCTACAGAGCCGGGGCTCTTCTCTGTGGGACTCCACAGCGGCGAGATCAGGACAGCGCGCTCCTTTGTAGACAAAGATGCGCTCAAGCAAAGTCTGGTGGTTTTAGTGAAGGACAACGGGcagccccctctctctgccacGGCCACTGTCACGGTGGTGGTGGCTGACAGCATCTCCGAAATTCTCTCCGATTTAAGCAGCCTCTCAGCTCCTGCAGACCCCCAGTCCAGCCTCACCTTGTATTTGGTGATCGCTGTGGCTTCCGTTTCCTGCTTGTTCTTTACCTTTATCCTAGTGTTCCTGGCCCTGAGGCTCCGCAGGTGGCGAAACTCGCAGCTGTTTGACTCCTCGAGTGTGACTTTCAGTGGAGTTCCCGTCTCGCAGTTTGTGGGGATCGATGGAGGCAGAGCTTTTCTTCACTCCTGCTCACATGAGGTTTCTCTAACCACGGACTCCAGAAAAAGTCGGTGGAAATTTCCTAGTGGAAGTTGTTCAAATACTCTGATAGGTCAGCATCCTTCTGAGAAATCAGGGCCTCTTTTAATTGCAGAAGATTCAAATATTAATAAAGAAGGTCAATTCATCAGCCAG ATCAGTCTAGCTGCAATTCTACGGCAGAGACTCAGAGTGCCGCTGTTGGCCAATGCCATGACAGAGCTGCTGCTGAAGATCATTTGGAGCTTCCTGCAGTGTGATTTCTCAGTCACAGAGCTCAGATCGGAGAAGAGATACAGCCTGCAGAAATTTCAGACGGTATTGCTTAACGGAGAAATCATCCCTCTGGAAGTTGATATGAAAACAGAAAGATAA